One Mycteria americana isolate JAX WOST 10 ecotype Jacksonville Zoo and Gardens chromosome 7, USCA_MyAme_1.0, whole genome shotgun sequence genomic window, aaaatgataTTGAGAACAATCAACTTTGGCAACAaacagctgcagctctccagtCTAACAAATTTGTGCAGGtaagcttaaagaaaaataccaagatattgtttagggttttttaaaagttttgtaacagcacagatttttcaaaagaacaaaCTTGCAGCCTATAAGTCTTTTATGTACTCTATTAATGTTTCCTATCTAGCCTCTTCTCGGAAGGAAAAATGAGTTGGATAGACAAAGGAAAGATATCAAGGAGCTTTGGCAgcgagaacagaaaaaaatggttggTATTTCTTTCATATCTAACAGTGTTCAATCTAAAATTCTTCAAAAGGACAAAACTTTCAAACTAGGCTTATGCACTTAAATTCACATGTAGAATCTACAGGGCTTATTGGATGTAGTATGTAACTGTCAGTTTCATGACATATTGTATTTGTAAGATGTTATCTTTCTATGACTATGTACTTTGAACTGCGGTGTACAGACCTGTGTGTAACAGCCTCTTTAAACATCACATTAAAcaactggaaaattaaaatcattaattcttttgcttttttcttttgttgcattcTGCAGCAAGAGCTGGAAGCTGCTCTAAGAAAAGCGAAGTTGCTACATACACAGCGTCAAGATGAGTAtgaaaaggcaaaatcctgcacTGCGCGTGCCGAGGAGGAACATCTTAGCTCAAGTGGAAGCTTTGTGAAAGATTTCAgcaagcaactggaaaaaaaacgaAGGCTAGAAGAGGAAGCTCTTCAAAAAGTAAGAGGTTTTGTTCCTTGCTTTTAAAGTTAAGCCTACACTGGTTTTACTCATGCTTTCCCAATGGGAGCATTTAAGCAAGTGTTCTATTCATAATTCTTAATTTTCATCGTGCAATGCTGTTCGGGGCCTTTATCCTAAATGGGAATCTCCAGTTACAAGCATCTTGTGTGGATTTTTTCTTGCTTCTAGTGTCAAGGCCTGTAGTCCCGTCAACCCTTTATACTTGTGTTTTCTCTAGGCTGAAGAGGCCAATGAACACTATAAAGCAAGCATGGCAGAggttgaagaaaaaagaaatgatttGGAAAGCTTTAAAAGTGATGTCTTAACACAGCTTCGGGAACTTATTTACCAGTGTGATCTTACTCTTAAAGCTGTaagcatgctttttaaaatatgtttggcaCAGATATATAAGTATTTTAAGACTAAGAGAAGGCCCCATCTGTAGTGTTAACTGCTTCAAATAGAAAGTTTTCAAAGGACAGAGGTGAAGCCaataggaaaagaaggaaaacttttaaTTATGTTTGTGGTATTCCCTTTCTGttaggagtttaaaaaaaaaaaaaaaagggggagggtgTTATACATGTCTtcaatgttttggggtttttttatgagcTGTTGCTTTGCAAGAACCCTGACTACACAATTCTTGTAAAATCTCTCTAAGAATATTGATGGCAGTAGTGTTACTCTGTTGCTTAAGAGTACAGCTCCCATTCCCATTATTTTCATTAGTGCGTTGGCAAAGATGTTTGGCTCAAGCACAGAATGGACATTAACATGCTGCAGCATGGAGCCTGCTAATCTTGATGACAGTCTTAATTACTACAGGATCCATTGTGACTAATTCAATGTATTAATTTAATGTGTGTAAATAAGCAAAGGATTGTCAAAACAGTATATCTACAtacatagtttttaaaaaagctttaagagCGCATTATGCCAATAGATGAGACAAAGACAATTtaatgctggggcaggggaggaaaataaaaacccagaCAAACACACACCCTGTCCCCAagcaaccccaaaaccaacccataCGACCAGTAGAAAGCTTAGACAAACTTGTCAGTTCAAGTATAGCTAAATTGTGAGCTACTTTGCAACCCCAAAGCTGAAGAAGCAGCCATGCAGTGTCCCCTTCCCTGGTCTCTGTCttgtgataaaatatttcagaagttttatGTAATTTGACAAAGAAAGTGTCCAGTTAATCTGTTCTGTTGGGATGAGGAGTTTTGTCCATTTCTTATCTCAAGGTGATATGGAGCTCATCTGGGTTTGGCACTCCAATGACTTCATCATTGTAGTGGTCACTAAAATTCCCTCCATAgcatgaaaaatacctttttgggAGCAAAAAACCTTGCTGTTTATCTTGATCAGCCCAAAGTGGGAAGCCACTGGAACTGCCTTTGCTACCTGGAGGATTCAATAACCCAGAGGGAAGAGGAATACTAGTATCTATACTACAGATGAAGTTTTTGCAGTTGACTTTCAGGAATCTTGCACAAAGTCCATCCCTACGATTGTTACTATTTTCTAGAATTTTTCTAGTCTTATTGTTTACATAATTTTCTGTTGGGATATTAATTTGGGTTGAGCAAAGTGCAAGTGAAATATCTAGTAAATGATCtacaaatactgaaatttttttctcccaacagGCAACAGTTAACCTGTTCCAGCTGCAGCATGCTCAGGTTGTATCTCTTCCAGTGAACTACCAGTCCCTCTGTGAGAGTGCCAAACTCTATGACCCTGGTCAGCGGTATTCGGAGTTTGTGAAAAGTTTGCCAAAGGAAGGTGTTCCTATGGAATCAGGTTCTTTTGAAACGCAGAGTTCCCAAGTTGATGGGTGAGTCCCAAACGACAGGTGGCATTTGCTTGGTTTAGAATTAAATGGTAGGCACATGTGTTTAAcagtaaaagaacatttttggaGGAATTAAATGAATCCTGGTGTTTTACCATTCTTTatcattctctctttctttgactCATCTTTTTGTAGATTTTATGTGATGTTGACATTAAAACCTGACTTTAAATTCCGaagcagaaagtaattttgtgtAATAAGACTTGCTAAAACATTGACAATTGTTGTGCAAGAATTGacttgttaatattttaatgtagatactggttaatatgaaaaatgtaaattttgaacTCTGTAGTGTGGTGTAGCAGTAGTGTTTGGTAATCAGTTTAGAAAGTCTGAGGAGGTAGTCTTCCTCTTCTGCAGGCCTTGCTACTACAGTACCTTCTTTCATACTGTTTACATTTGGCAACTTTTTGGCAGGAAGTGTTGCTTGATTTCTGTCTCATGCTGTGTGACTAAAAAAATTTGAGAGTCCACATGTCCCTATGTTATAACTTAATCATTTTTTCCAACCTGTGTGAAATGGCAGTTTTTACTGTTAATCTATTAAAGATAGAGCTAATGTGGAAGTAAAGGCTACGAGACAAAAAGACAACGCCTGGTGTCAGTATGCCAAATGCTTTTCCACCTTTAACTTCTTGTAAAATAGTTGCCTTGGCACTAAAGCACGAGAATATCCATTCCAATCTGTGTGTTTCACAGTTCTACAGGAAAGTGTCGTCATCGTCTTTCAAAAGGAAACTAAATACAAAAAACCTAACGCTTGAGTCAGAATTCTAccaacaaaagccaggaaattcaaagttaaaGCTGAGATTCTTAGTTCTTGTCTGtaaatttcctgccttttaaGACTGATTTAGGCTATACTCATAAACTTTGACTTAAGGGGATTTAACTATGCAGCTCCCTGAGAAACTGATGACCATGAAATTTCAAACTCTGTGTGTGCTCTCACAGCTATTTGCTGCTTAAGATTTATAGGAgtgtgctttttctcctcccctctccccaccttttcttttctttgacatGGCCTTGTGATTCTTCATGTACTTGAAGTGATGATTTGTATTGTTTAGGTCTGCATTTATTTAAGGGACAGTAGCTTggacaaatgcaaattttaatggTTTTAAGTCTTTATTTCCTTCAGCTGGCTAGGGTAGAACTGATTAAGGAACAGCTTCCTGACTGCTAAACTTGGCTAGCAGGCCATTTTGTCCACAGGGTGCTTTAGCATTTTACATTAATTACTGTTAACAGTTTTCTGTCCTTATCTTGAGAGCAGATTTTCACAATGGACTGACTATAAGCTCTCTGGCAGCTTCAactattttctgtgcttttaaagcaCAGCGTTTTAATGCCTACATATTTATAGGTGGATGGTCCTGATGTCTGGGCAGAGAATCTTTTGGAGGAAAGCACAAAAGTAGGATGCAATAGCCTCTGAATTAATCTGATCTTTAGATGAACAGATttgctgtctcttttctttttttttttttttttttccaaagtctgcAAAATAAGGGTCATAATACCTTGCAGGGATGTGGAAAAGCTGATTTACAGTAGCGGGGGGAGAAACACTGGGAAATTgcacatatttaattaaaaataaattgccaccctttttttttttttttttttaatttgggctTTAATAATTACATGTCAAATATGTATGTTCATGAACAGCAATTAAATGAAGCATTTGTAGTGCTCAGggataaaaaaatacattgcttttcatttaattctatTGTATTCACTCTTCAAAtgactttcttctttctgaagggTTTTTAATAAGCAATCAGCCAACAGTGTCCATACGTCACATGGTAACTTATCTCAGTGTTCAGGAGATTTTCCTGCTCAGACGTTAGATGATGTGGGAAGCCCAATTTATCATCGTTCACAAAAGATTGGAGAGAAGAGATCTTCCAGCAGCACAGATATCCAAGGTAGTTCTTCTGTATTTCATCCGGAGTTCAGTctctaaataaaaataccaggaaaaaaaacaggtgcTTGATGTCTCACTGTCAGAAATGTAGCACTGAAGGggttaaaaaatgtatttttaagttcaAAGCCTATGAAAACAGTTGTGTACTTGAGTATAAGGACAAATGGAAAACTGTCTGTGTGTATACCTAGTTTCTTTACAAGAAAGGTGAGGTGCAATTCAGACAGCAAGTACTGTCAAGCTCAGTGTACTAAACTATTTCAATTAACTTTAGCAATTTAAAATCCATTGATTTTGTAAATACTAGGTTGATTTCAAGTCTTTCACAAAAGCACAACTGTCAAGtttctgaaattcattttcttaCATCCTGAGGCTTTTACAGGAATAtatgctgtggggttttttttcactattttGCATGTTTGTGTAACTTTTgcaatattttcctattttgaatATAATCACAGTTAGTctttaaatgaaaagaatgtaattttgTCCTTGTCATTTGGAATTTGcggattttcttttcaaaagcaatgcGAGGGCCACCACCGTTCAGATCATGGTCAGTTGGCAACCAGAGTGGAGGAATGTGCAGTGATTCTGAAAGCGCAGGAGGAAGCAGTGAGTCACGATCCATGGATTCTCCATCTGCTAGCCCAGGTACAGCTACACTCACTGCTATACtaatttgaagtctttttttttggaCTGTTTTACATAAATGAAGACATTGCTGTTAGTTTAGCAAGTGTTGGACAGAGCCTATAATGAAAATGAGCAGTTGGGTGGAACTGATACTTACAGCTTCCTGAAAATTTTTCTCATCTGCTAGGGGATTTTAAAAGACGACTTCCCCGAACACCTTCCACTGGTACTATGTCATCTGCAGATGATCTTGATGAAAGAGAGCCACCATCTCCTTCAGACTGTGGTAATGTTGTTTCCATACTGAAGTCCCCAGAAGATGCTTTTTGTTGTAGagtgtggcttttctttttaatgtgcttAAGAAAAGTACATTAACAAGGCTGTGACTACCAACAGCATTATTTTTCGATACAGTGTGCATCCACTTGAGGTTGAGAGCTGAAGAATAATGTTCAAGTTGTTTTAATGAAGCGGTGCAGAATTGTCTTCATACATTTAGATTAACTATATGGGCAGTCTTTGAACATTTCTAGTGTCTTCACCCTCCTGAGGTAAACATAAATGATCCACTAACCATTCCCTCCagacatttgcatttaaaattagctGCATGGCACTGAGGTATTTAAGATTACTTCTGAACTTTGAAGTGAAATGCACAGATACGGAGAGTTGGTAATTggcaaattggaaaaaaatggatCCAAATGTTTAGGGTAATAATGGAGATTTTACCTTTTTCAACTTAGATAAGCAAGTTTGGCAATGTCTGTCCCAGACTTGACCATTTCTAATATTCAAATGAATTTTGACTGTATAAAGACAATGTTGTCACAGGTACTGAAACCTGAATAACTGGATTATCAGAAATAGTTCTATGGGATGTCTGCAGTACTTACAAACTAGTTCGGAAATATTTGTGGCACTTGCTCAGTAAAGCCTTTAGGAAATTCTTCAGTTAGTCCTTATTTCCTAAATGTATACTTTGCCTTCTAGGAATGAGCCTGTGGTTAACAATACTAATTTAGATTCAGATTTAAAGCATGGCAACGTGTTAATGAATGGAAATTTTCACTTGGAGAGTGGTGGTGTTTAATCAATACTTGAGTTTTTAAGAAGCTTTCTAGGCAATTAACTGTATGCGTTTAAGTTTTTTATCtgtaaaacaaagtattttggtTCACAGAGTTTGATAACATTTTAAGTAAGTTGCTTGGAAAAAATTGGTCACAAAAAGCAGCAGTTGCTATTTTGTTTTAGAAtcctctagaaaatatttttatgttatcATAGGAGACTGAGAATCAGTGattcttttttactttgagtTCTGCTGTGAGTGTGTGTTAATTCTTCCCTGCTGCAAAGTATTCTTTAAGTATTTCAGAAACACTACAGGCCAAACCATAATGTCATCTTTCATCCTTTAGTACAGGATTTGGAAATATATAGAATGAAACTTTCATGAATAGTTGCCTGAACTGCAGGGCAGTTGGAATTAAATGTCCTAATATTTTCACATGCCATTAAtggagaagaaaactgaaatacttaaaaaCGCAAAACTTATTGATTGAGTCCACTTTTATGTAAGATGATTTGATAGTTAATGTGTCTGTTATGTACACTGTAACATCGTTTTGCTTCCTTGTgattgaaatgttttttattactttgatAGTTGCTATTACTGTGTTCTGCAGCAcggttttaaaaaatcagaataaacacCCTATCCCAATAGTAGATATTAGAATGACTGTAACAGAGAAACTCTCTCCAGGTTTAAATGATCTGACATCTGAAACTGCAAATTCTCCAGGACCTTTTAGAAACGCTAATATGTCCAAAgcagcacaaacacacaaactaCGGAAGCTGAGAGCTCCATCTAAATGCAGAGAATGCGACAGCTTAGTGGTATTTCACGGAGCTGAATGTGAGGAGGTAAGTTGAAAAGTAGTTTAAATTGCTGCTTGGGATTTATGTAAAGTCAGGAGTTTTGGaaacttgcattatttttctgtataaaaagaCTTTGTGGCTTATAGAATCATCATGAATTCAAAGCAAAAGCACAACAGACTAATAAATCTTTCCTTTTGCTCACATATGGGGTGACAAACAGCAGAGATATTTCTTATGGTGTCAGATTGTATCAAaccatgtgcttttttttcctcccctgtagTGTTCACTTGCATGCCATAAAAAATGTTTAGAGACTTTAGCTATTCAATGTGGGCACAAAAAACTTCATGGAAGGCTTCACTTGTTTGGAGTGGAATTTGCCCAAGCTGCTAAAAATGTTCCCGATGGCATTCCTTTCATCATCAAAAAGTGTACATCAGAAATTGAAAGCAGAGCGCTGAATGTCAAGGTATGCTCAAGTTTGTTTATAAAACTTAAGTACGAACAATCTTTTTAACAtcttaagagggtttttttaatgctgtaacgTTGATATCATCTGTGTTTTACACAcgtcttttaaatttaaaatagttgTGCTGGTCTTTTAATTTCAGGGCATCTATCGTGTGAATGGAGCCAAATCAAGAGTTGAAAAGCTTTGTCaagcttttgaaaatggaaaggatTTGGTCGAGCTCTCAGAACTCTATGCACATGATATCAGCAATGTTCTCAAGTTGTATCTCCGCCAGGTATGTACTTGAGAGGTCAGATGGAAAACCAAAGCAGCATAGTATATTTCTTCAGTACAAGAGGAAAAACCCTTTTCAGCAGTCCTGCAGCAGAAGATTAAGTGAGTGCCTTGTATATTTGCAGTAGGCTTCTTTATTTTCACATGGAGCCTGTGACAGCGGCAGGGAAAGCTGTGAGATTGCTCACTGCTGGTATTACAATCTGTATTCCACATGGGCATAATGTCTCTTTAAATATTAGTACCATAGGCAGAACAAGGTTTTGTTTATCCATTTGTAGTGAAGCTTTAATATCTAAAACCTCTCCAGTTACTGAATTTGCCTGTCTTATGTGAAGTTTAAAACATTCCCATATTCCTGCCTCTTCACACAGACAATGCTAATGTATTGCTGTTAATACATGCTAACAAAAATTTCATGAAACACTCATGGTCATGATGATGTGTTCATTATGGAGGAAtcatccatctttttttttttttcaaaaaggagcTTTAAAGCTTCATGATTGAGTTTTCCAAAACAGTTTCAGTATGTATCTGAAAAAATGAGGCTGGGGTGTTGCCCAGTGAAATTACTGAGTCACTCTGAAGACTTGTTAACCCTGAAAGGAATAATCCTTAGCGGCATGGTCCTGTCCTCTTGCTTACACTGGCTGTCAGAGATGAGCATTCCAATCCTATGATCATCACCATTAAgttaagtgcttttgaaaaattactaaGATATACTCTGCCTATTTATTAGAGTAAAAAGGTAGTGTATTATATGCATTATACTGGGGTACCAGTTTGAGGCACTGTGCTGTATTTTGAATAGGGCTCATAATTAAAAAGTCAAAGAACATGTTTTCTTCTGGTCTTGTTGCTTCTTTTGTAGCTGATGTGTTGGTGTGTTTTTTAGGTAAACCTCATTTTAAATACAGGAACAGTGCTAGAAACATGCAGTTAAGACATTTTTAGACAGAATCCTGAGTTAAACCTTATTTGAGACTAATTATTAAAACTAATTATTTTGAGTTTTATCTAGTCTTCCTACTTTTTGCTTTTATCTAAGCTGGGGCAATGCAAATAGCCAGGTCAGGTTGGaggtttttgtgtcttttttttttttttgtaattttttttattattaacattcattttcataCTGACAGAATACTTAaatcacaattaaaaattaatgttacGTGGCCtaaaatccaattttaaaaaatggaatatgGACTAAATTTGATACCACATGTAATATACtatgaaagactggaaaaatgaATAACTGCTCTATTATCATGGTATTTGTGCGTATGCAACGTGACACCCTCCCTCATAGCACTCCCTTTCTTGAAATCTGTACCTGTATTGATAAATGCTCAGTCTTGAAGCTATTGTAGGAAAGGGCTAGCAAAAGACTTCTGGAGAAAGGTGTAGGGAGCAGTGTTTTTGTTACCTGGGACTGGATTTGACAAATTGTGGTTCGAGCTAATGAACAAGGATTAAACAATGTCATCATCTAAGAAAAGATGCTAGACCAGACAAAGttgaagaaaacaaggaaggaaacagagaagtTAAAATTCAGGCTTGAGTATGTTTCTGAAATGTTCGTATCTCTTCAGCTTCCAGAACCCTTGATTTTGTTTCGGCTTTACAATGAGTTCATTGGACTTGCAAAAGAAAGCCAGAATGTTAATGAGGAATTGGATGCTAAACAAGCTAGCCCCAAATCAAAGACAAGACAGTCAATCTGTATTGAACTGAATAGGATCATCATTAAAATTAAAGATCTTCTGAAACAACTACCTGTACCAAACTATAACACTCTTCAGTACCTTATTGGACACCTTCACAGGTGAGAAACTTTAAATGCAAATTGATGTTGAAAAATAAACTGCCGCATGCTGCGTACTAGGAAACTCTTGTACCCTTTTGATGACTGTAGAGGAAGAATTCACATATGCCTTAGAAGACAttgttctgttgctgtttctttttccaatgtAATGAACTCTCAGGttatgaaatggaaagaaaggaggaagagctgagctcCATTATTCTTGATTCTCTGCTAGCATTGGGGCCAGCAAGTGGTAACTAGTGACAGCTGTAGGGACCTAAGTGTGATTTAAATCAGGATATGACCTAGACAGGACAGTGATTTAGTGGCTCTGAATGGAAAATTGAAACTTGTATGATGTCTCTTAGTAACCATTTTCCAGTTACATTTCACTTACTTGTCCTCCAAATGCTGGATTGTGTGATGATATGTGATGAGGATGTACCAAGCTGATGACTACCAATAAAAATGGGTAATATTGGGCCACAGCTATATTATTACTTAGAATCAGAGagacattttttccccaactccAGAAATACCAAATAGCCACAAATAACACTAACCATTCTGCCTGAACACCAAACCCACCTTCagttttttattgtcttttagcCTGTGTAGACATTATATTTCAATATCTAAAATCTTTCTGAAGTAGTAAAACCCTCTAACtcttggggtttggggtgtttttccctctttatgCAGGGTTACAGAACAGtctgatgaaaacaaaatgtcagCCAGCAACCTTGGCATAATATTTGGCCCAACTCTGATCAGGCCACGTCAAACAGATGCTACCGTTTCTTTGTCATCACTTGTGGATTACCCTTATCAGGCCCGGGTAGTGGAGCTGCTCATAACATACTATGAAAAGATATTTGATGTTTCATTGAAACCACTTCAGAGCACATCTCAGTCTGAAGAAACTGCCATTACGGTCAGAGTTGCTTTATCAGCAGAAGAGAGGgagccacagcagcagaggaagtCATTTGTTGCTGTAAAGGAAGTGAGTGACTTTTCTTGTCCTGCTGCAATGCTACCTGTGCCATCTTAACTTCTGTGTCAAATGCTGCAGCATTCCAGAGCGCACTTCTATTaaatctttgtgggttttttgttaaaGAGTGCCTTTCCTCTTGAGTTCTCATTTACTTTTGCTCTGACTTTTGTTAACAGAATACTCTTATAGCTCCAAGTGAAAGCAGAGCTTCAGAAACAGCTGCATTGTTTTTGGAATTGAACAATAGCAAGAATACAAAAGAACAAGTAGATACATCTGTAACTGGTTAGTGCGCTTTTATTAAGTCTTGGGGTGGGTGAGTAAGCAGTCATGGATGCACCAGATTAAATTGAAGAGCTGCATGCACTATAGACAGAAGCAAGTGATAAAACCTGCCTATCACTGCTTGTTATACTGTTTATCTTTGTAAGAGGAACAGAGAATTAAATCTTTCTAAAGGCTTTCAAGAAACCTGTGTTTATGGAATCACAGCTAAAAGTATTTGGTAAGAGAATACAACAGTGTTTTGgtttctcccttttaaaaaaaaaaaaagataattttgctgTGACTGTGGATTTCTGAAATCCACTATAATGCTGCAAACCAATATCCAGCAATTAAGATGTTTTGACCATTGTTTTCCCCCAGAATGTGTATCATTGCCACTCGCTGGAACTAAAccagaaggctctgggaagagtAATTCTCTGACAGAATCATCAGCTATCAGCATTTTGGATATTAATATTCCTGCTCCAAAAGAGCCAGGTTTGCTAACCTAACTATAAATCTTCtgtaagatgatttttttctgtttatctacCTGTGCTACTGCAGTGGTTTGTTTTAATGTAGGTATGATTTCATCTACTTTATTTAGGAATAACTATACATGATCCCTTTTAATTATACTCGTTTTCAGCTGGTGTTACCAGTTCAGTCATGTCCTGTACATTAACAGTGCAACATTCTGAAAcatattaaaactgaaaatattcaggGATACCAGGAAagcaccagcaaaaaaaaaagtgccgcATCTCTTTGCATATCTTCTCCTTAGTGTCTTCCTTGGTTATATCTGTACAGTATGTGTTTTACTGCTATTGAAATGCTAACATTTGGTTAAAGTAGGATACTCCTAGTATGTATACAAGGTATACCTAAAAACTGTTATCCTGTTAAAATACCAGCTGTCAAGGGATCATTAATAAAGTTCATATGATGTTGGCAAAAGTCTTCCTGAATTCTCTGTATATTTAGTGCAAAGATCCAGTCACATCTATTTGTGTGTTTCTAGGTGATGCTGCGAGTCCAGCTTCAGAGAGAGACAACGATTCATTTGTTTCTCTAGGTGAAGACAGCTGTAAAATTAACTTATTTCCTGCAAAACCTAACCGTCAGATTACCAAAGTTCCTTTGCGGGTTCCAAGGACAAAACCAGCTACTCGCCCTGTGAGCCTACCTGTAGACCGAATACTTCCTCCATGTGTTTTGAATGAAAGAAATTCACGAAATGCAGGAGCAGTAACTCCAGAGAAGCTTGGCAGAAGCCCTACTATTGAAGAAGTTTCAGAGGTGAAGGCACTCCCTGCTGTTAATACGTGCTGCAGACTTCCTTGTTACGACACCCAGATGCTGCGAAAAACTTGGGACAAGCAATATAAACAGTATGATATCACAGCAAGGACAGCAATGATTGTGACTAAGGTGTCCCAGGAGAACCAAGCACTTGAGAGTGGAACTGCAGGTGCCTTATCTTCATCATGCAGCATTGGTAACAATTCAGCTAATGCTAGTATTCCTAGTAAGCCATATTCTGTTTCTGTCAGGTCAGGAAGGACAGCAACAGAAGGGAATGGTCCTGATGCCAATCCTCTTGCTGCCTTCAGGGCACCAAGAACATTGC contains:
- the ARHGAP29 gene encoding rho GTPase-activating protein 29 isoform X3; translation: MLRQNGGSNKRGLGLARLSTSNFFTISNSGNWGMGRSTKSSSLSSISSNSDCYDNPVVDPEYIMQLVNDVRKFADVLLYLKEAILSEENQDGLHQVVHERLGELLRVLKAVINKHQTLNSVDILSAAGTVIAKVKAVNFKEVNEENKRELFSEIFSSIETLAFTFGNVVSDFLMGDVDNGSSLGLPVSRRSRSFENLSVESGGSLHERDDIQGHLRAEEVDSMLLRNDSGIESALSYAKAWSKYTKDVVAWVEKKLSLEVECAKNLAKMAETAKAVVGHQDYMPFQSIFINAFQNDIENNQLWQQTAAALQSNKFVQPLLGRKNELDRQRKDIKELWQREQKKMQELEAALRKAKLLHTQRQDEYEKAKSCTARAEEEHLSSSGSFVKDFSKQLEKKRRLEEEALQKAEEANEHYKASMAEVEEKRNDLESFKSDVLTQLRELIYQCDLTLKAATVNLFQLQHAQVVSLPVNYQSLCESAKLYDPGQRYSEFVKSLPKEGVPMESGSFETQSSQVDGVFNKQSANSVHTSHGNLSQCSGDFPAQTLDDVGSPIYHRSQKIGEKRSSSSTDIQAMRGPPPFRSWSVGNQSGGMCSDSESAGGSSESRSMDSPSASPGDFKRRLPRTPSTGTMSSADDLDEREPPSPSDCGPFRNANMSKAAQTHKLRKLRAPSKCRECDSLVVFHGAECEECSLACHKKCLETLAIQCGHKKLHGRLHLFGVEFAQAAKNVPDGIPFIIKKCTSEIESRALNVKGIYRVNGAKSRVEKLCQAFENGKDLVELSELYAHDISNVLKLYLRQLPEPLILFRLYNEFIGLAKESQNVNEELDAKQASPKSKTRQSICIELNRIIIKIKDLLKQLPVPNYNTLQYLIGHLHRVTEQSDENKMSASNLGIIFGPTLIRPRQTDATVSLSSLVDYPYQARVVELLITYYEKIFDVSLKPLQSTSQSEETAITVRVALSAEEREPQQQRKSFVAVKENTLIAPSESRASETAALFLELNNSKNTKEQVDTSVTECVSLPLAGTKPEGSGKSNSLTESSAISILDINIPAPKEPGDAASPASERDNDSFVSLGEDSCKINLFPAKPNRQITKVPLRVPRTKPATRPVSLPVDRILPPCVLNERNSRNAGAVTPEKLGRSPTIEEVSEVKALPAVNTCCRLPCYDTQMLRKTWDKQYKQYDITARTAMIVTKVSQENQALESGTAGALSSSCSIGNNSANASIPSKPYSVSVRSGRTATEGNGPDANPLAAFRAPRTLQPPPGTFYKPPSNKSKQNEEGSLAKACVPTSAVLHQDNTVKLARSSVLPSGDPEQNTNEQKTSSEDIHPTDLKPTYQRLRPKRIQELEHREAHFV
- the ARHGAP29 gene encoding rho GTPase-activating protein 29 isoform X1; translation: MLRQNGGSNKRGLGLARLSTSNFFTISNSGNWGMGRSTKSSSLSSISSNSDCYDNPVVDPEYIMQLVNDVRKFADVLLYLKEAILSEENQDGLHQVVHERLGELLRVLKAVINKHQTLNSVDILSAAGTVIAKVKAVNFKEVNEENKRELFSEIFSSIETLAFTFGNVVSDFLMGDVDNGSSLGLPVSRRSRSFENLSVESGGSLHERDDIQGHLRAEEVDSMLLRNDSGIESALSYAKAWSKYTKDVVAWVEKKLSLEVECAKNLAKMAETAKAVVGHQDYMPFQSIFINAFQNDIENNQLWQQTAAALQSNKFVQPLLGRKNELDRQRKDIKELWQREQKKMQELEAALRKAKLLHTQRQDEYEKAKSCTARAEEEHLSSSGSFVKDFSKQLEKKRRLEEEALQKAEEANEHYKASMAEVEEKRNDLESFKSDVLTQLRELIYQCDLTLKAATVNLFQLQHAQVVSLPVNYQSLCESAKLYDPGQRYSEFVKSLPKEGVPMESGSFETQSSQVDGVFNKQSANSVHTSHGNLSQCSGDFPAQTLDDVGSPIYHRSQKIGEKRSSSSTDIQAMRGPPPFRSWSVGNQSGGMCSDSESAGGSSESRSMDSPSASPGDFKRRLPRTPSTGTMSSADDLDEREPPSPSDCGLNDLTSETANSPGPFRNANMSKAAQTHKLRKLRAPSKCRECDSLVVFHGAECEECSLACHKKCLETLAIQCGHKKLHGRLHLFGVEFAQAAKNVPDGIPFIIKKCTSEIESRALNVKGIYRVNGAKSRVEKLCQAFENGKDLVELSELYAHDISNVLKLYLRQLPEPLILFRLYNEFIGLAKESQNVNEELDAKQASPKSKTRQSICIELNRIIIKIKDLLKQLPVPNYNTLQYLIGHLHRVTEQSDENKMSASNLGIIFGPTLIRPRQTDATVSLSSLVDYPYQARVVELLITYYEKIFDVSLKPLQSTSQSEETAITVRVALSAEEREPQQQRKSFVAVKENTLIAPSESRASETAALFLELNNSKNTKEQVDTSVTECVSLPLAGTKPEGSGKSNSLTESSAISILDINIPAPKEPGDAASPASERDNDSFVSLGEDSCKINLFPAKPNRQITKVPLRVPRTKPATRPVSLPVDRILPPCVLNERNSRNAGAVTPEKLGRSPTIEEVSEVKALPAVNTCCRLPCYDTQMLRKTWDKQYKQYDITARTAMIVTKVSQENQALESGTAGALSSSCSIGNNSANASIPSKPYSVSVRSGRTATEGNGPDANPLAAFRAPRTLQPPPGTFYKPPSNKSKQNEEGSLAKACVPTSAVLHQDNTVKLARSSVLPSGDPEQNTNEQKTSSEDIHPTDLKPTYQRLRPKRIQELEHREAHFV